One region of Cucurbita pepo subsp. pepo cultivar mu-cu-16 chromosome LG03, ASM280686v2, whole genome shotgun sequence genomic DNA includes:
- the LOC111789875 gene encoding transcription factor MYB26-like isoform X2 yields MGHHSCCNKQKVKRGLWSPEEDEKLVNYISTYGHGCWSSVPKLAGLQRCGKSCRLRWINYLRPDLKRGSFSPQEAALIVQLHSILGNRWAQIAKQLPGRTDNEVKNFWNSNIKKKLISHEVSALTTFSGHLQNPNVSINNEGFFILNANPNLILTTSAHQDQPCLPTSTLQAGYDLIDYKLQQFSNLNPNANLVHLLPSFSPSTNLLPHNPPSWQSLGGYRSQSLDSDQLMVASGEFVTPMTTLPQYVDGSILHPAKLCEVDPVVLVVVGIVGSIGIIEQSSFVKLGSVGYIGTS; encoded by the exons atGGGGCACCATTCTTGCTGTAACAAACAGAAAGTGAAGAGAGGGCTTTGGTCACCCGAGGAAGACGAGAAGCTTGTCAATTACATTTCTACTTACGGCCATGGCTGTTGGAGCTCTGTCCCTAAGCTTGCTG GCTTACAACGATGCGGAAAAAGTTGCCGGCTTCGATGGATAAATTATCTCAGACCCGACCTTAAACGTGGGAGCTTCTCCCCCCAAGAAGCTGCCCTCATTGTTCAACTTCATAGCATTCTTGGCAACAg ATGGGCTCAGATAGCAAAGCAACTACCGGGAAGAACGGACAATGAAGTGAAGAATTTTTGGAATTCGAACATAAAAAAGAAGCTGATCTCTCATGAGGTTTCAGCTTTGACCACCTTTTCTGGCCATCTCCAAAACCCTAATGTTTCCATTAATAATGAGGGCTTCTTTATTCTCAAtgcaaaccctaatttgattCTGACCACCTCAGCCCATCAAGATCAGCCATGTCTTCCAACTTCAACTCTACAAGCTGGTTATGATCTCATTGATTATAAGCTTCAACAATTTTCCAATCTCAATCCAAATGCCAATTTGGTTCATTTGCTGCCTTCGTTTTCCCCCTCAACAAACCTTTTACCTCATAACCCTCCGTCGTGGCAGTCATTGGGAGGATACCGTTCCCAATCGCTCGACTCCGATCAACTAATGGTTGCAAGCGGAGAGTTTGTCACTCCAATGACTACACTACCTCAATACGTCGATGGTTCGATTTTGCATCCCGCAAAATTATGCGAAGTTG ATCCCGTCGTGCTCGTCGTCGTCGGCATTGTTGGGTCTATCGGAATTATCGAGCAATCTAGTTTCGTCAAGCTGGGGAGTGTAGGATACATAGGTACGTCATAG
- the LOC111789875 gene encoding transcription factor MYB26-like isoform X1, with the protein MGHHSCCNKQKVKRGLWSPEEDEKLVNYISTYGHGCWSSVPKLAGLQRCGKSCRLRWINYLRPDLKRGSFSPQEAALIVQLHSILGNRWAQIAKQLPGRTDNEVKNFWNSNIKKKLISHEVSALTTFSGHLQNPNVSINNEGFFILNANPNLILTTSAHQDQPCLPTSTLQAGYDLIDYKLQQFSNLNPNANLVHLLPSFSPSTNLLPHNPPSWQSLGGYRSQSLDSDQLMVASGEFVTPMTTLPQYVDGSILHPAKLCEVGEENICSSVPQISAPSQDLDPFTKLSSFPNGYYPQDQCLAANQMAMEQIDMIMSSILQIPSCSSSSALLGLSELSSNLVSSSWGV; encoded by the exons atGGGGCACCATTCTTGCTGTAACAAACAGAAAGTGAAGAGAGGGCTTTGGTCACCCGAGGAAGACGAGAAGCTTGTCAATTACATTTCTACTTACGGCCATGGCTGTTGGAGCTCTGTCCCTAAGCTTGCTG GCTTACAACGATGCGGAAAAAGTTGCCGGCTTCGATGGATAAATTATCTCAGACCCGACCTTAAACGTGGGAGCTTCTCCCCCCAAGAAGCTGCCCTCATTGTTCAACTTCATAGCATTCTTGGCAACAg ATGGGCTCAGATAGCAAAGCAACTACCGGGAAGAACGGACAATGAAGTGAAGAATTTTTGGAATTCGAACATAAAAAAGAAGCTGATCTCTCATGAGGTTTCAGCTTTGACCACCTTTTCTGGCCATCTCCAAAACCCTAATGTTTCCATTAATAATGAGGGCTTCTTTATTCTCAAtgcaaaccctaatttgattCTGACCACCTCAGCCCATCAAGATCAGCCATGTCTTCCAACTTCAACTCTACAAGCTGGTTATGATCTCATTGATTATAAGCTTCAACAATTTTCCAATCTCAATCCAAATGCCAATTTGGTTCATTTGCTGCCTTCGTTTTCCCCCTCAACAAACCTTTTACCTCATAACCCTCCGTCGTGGCAGTCATTGGGAGGATACCGTTCCCAATCGCTCGACTCCGATCAACTAATGGTTGCAAGCGGAGAGTTTGTCACTCCAATGACTACACTACCTCAATACGTCGATGGTTCGATTTTGCATCCCGCAAAATTATGCGAAGTTGGTGAGGAAAATATTTGCTCATCAGTTCCACAAATTTCAGCTCCTTCGCAAGATCTTGACCCATTTACCAAATTATCAAGCTTTCCAAATGGTTATTACCCACAAGATCAATGCTTGGCAGCCAATCAAATGGCAATGGAGCAAATTGACATGATAATGTCGTCGATTTTGCAGATCCCGTCGTGCTCGTCGTCGTCGGCATTGTTGGGTCTATCGGAATTATCGAGCAATCTAGTTTCGTCAAGCTGGGGAGTGTAG